A single Kryptolebias marmoratus isolate JLee-2015 linkage group LG7, ASM164957v2, whole genome shotgun sequence DNA region contains:
- the LOC108234875 gene encoding tetratricopeptide repeat protein 31-like isoform X1, translated as MQVFEDEAEFTDVHMIQRVVGMFESQHFQRILAYGLLGLEYDDDLDVDDYDGWPHQRNGFHGYQGNDGGLDGNRPRSSSSVYQRPLSYPSARDSRSLSSVKVQPRESDSERKARLLQEAKKSKEKAEKKRLKKQKQKQRKQMEKEKQNEEGNAAEDCKSDAKKHDPNPGAKMSPAAKGADSDGGSSEEVSSDEDDATKNDSDAEELDMTSTFVSKAALIAKRKLEQKQKFEKEKKKSPEKEKSKSVPDRKDPSVKEAHKKNSVAPICPTFEDNVKISTDLAIMGNKFASTGDYNMAVKYFTDAIKCNPKEFKLFGNRSFCFEKLQEYEKALTDAELSLGICPGWIKGLFRKGRALAGLKRYEEAARAFRDVLKQDSSYAEAAQELMRVQIIQLMEYGFTREQSSNALIIHGTVNKALEVLSKLHHQPGAVLNDALPPVQVANVTGVSPVLSASAHPSPAAAQPYEGAGKPLQDKPLGPTQNTSNVRTVKMKNDYNQPPPELFPIWVGNLTYPLTESMITNLFSKVGPVYSVKLLSYKRCAFVNFTKQEHCDEAIRRFHGYMMNRMRIAVRYPDRIPPGMGISRSALRAHDLHESLGEQADGRRAAGGQKC; from the exons CAAAGAGTTGTGGGTATGTTTGAGAGCCAGCATTTTCAAAGGATTCTTGCGTATGGCCTTCTTG GTTTAGAGTACGACGACGACCTAGACGTGGACGATTATGACGGCTGGCCTCATCAGCGTAACGGTTTCCACGGATACCAGGGTAATGACGGAGGATTAGACGGGAACCGTCCGAGGTCGTCCAGCTCCGTTTATCAGCGTCCTCTGAGTTATCCTTCGGCTCGCGACTCGCGCAGCCTGTCCTCTGTTAAAGTTCAGCCAAGGGAAAGC GATAGTGAACGGAAAGCTAGATTACTGCaagaagctaaaaagagcaaagagaaaGCCGAGAAAAAGCGACTGAAGAAACAG aaacagaagcaaagaaaacaaatggagaaggaaaaacagaatgaaGAG GGAAACGCTGCAGAAGACTGTAAATCCGACGCGAAGAAACACGACCCAAACCCCGGCGCGAAGATGTCGCCCGCAGCTAAAGGCGCAGACAGCGACGGCGGGAGCAGCGAGGAAGTGTCCAGCGACGAAGACGACGCCACCAAGAACGACTCAGACGCAGAG GAGCTGGATATGACGAGCACGTTTGTGAGCAAAGCTGCTCTCATAGCCAAGCGTAAAttagagcagaaacagaagtttgagaaggagaaaaagaagagccCGGAGAAGGAGAAGTCTAAAAGTGTCCCCGACAGAAAAGACCCGTCTGTAAAGGAGGCTCACAAGAAG AATTCTGTCGCCCCCATCTGCCCCACATTTGAAGATAACGTAAAAATAAGCACCGATCTCGCAA TTATGGGAAATAAGTTTGCCAGTACTGGAGACTATAACATGGCTGTAAAGTATTTCACGGACGCAATTAAATGCAACCCTAAGgagtttaa GCTGTTCGGCAACCGTTCCTTCTGCTTCGAGAAGTTGCAGGAATACGAGAAGGCGCTGACGGACGCAGAGCTGTCTCTGGGGATCTGTCCAGGATGGATTAAAGGGCTGTTTAGGAAAGGCAGAGCTCTGGCAGGTCTAAAG aGGTATGAAGAGGCGGCCAGGGCCTTCAGGGACGTCCTGAAGCAGGACAGCTCGTACGCAGAAGCTGCTCAGGAACTTATGCGAGTGCAGATAATACAATTAATG GAGTACGGCTTCACACGTGAGCAGAGCTCCAATGCTTTAATTATCCATGGGACCGTAAATAAAGCGTTAGAGGTGCTGTCCAAATTACACCATCAACCAG gGGCCGTATTAAACGACGCTCTTCCTCCGGTTCAAGTAGCGAACGTCACCGGCGTGTCTCCGGTTCTTTCAGCCAGCGCTCACCCTTCGCCTGCTGCCGCTCAGCCGTACGAAGGCGCCGGGAAGCCGCTTCAGGACAAACCTTTAGGCCCGACCCAGAATACTTCCAACGTTAGGACTGTGAAGATGAAGAACGACTACAACCAGCCACCACC aGAGCTGTTTCCAATTTGGGTGGGAAACTTGACTTATCCCCTAACAGAGTCCATGATTACAAACCTGTTTAGCAA GGTGGGACCCGTCTATAGTGTGAAGCTTTTATCTTACAAACGTTGTGCCTTCgtaaactttacaaaacaaGAGCACTGCGACGAAGCTATCAGACGCTTTCAC GGCTATATGATGAACAGGATGAGGATCGCCGTGAGATACCCCGACAGGATTCCCCCCGGCATGGGCATTTCCAGATCTGCCCTCAGAGCCCACGACCTGCACGAGAGCCTGGG GGAACAAGCTGACGGGAGGAGAGCAGCCGGGGGCCAAAAGTGTTGA
- the LOC108234875 gene encoding tetratricopeptide repeat protein 31-like isoform X2, which yields MIQRVVGMFESQHFQRILAYGLLGLEYDDDLDVDDYDGWPHQRNGFHGYQGNDGGLDGNRPRSSSSVYQRPLSYPSARDSRSLSSVKVQPRESDSERKARLLQEAKKSKEKAEKKRLKKQKQKQRKQMEKEKQNEEGNAAEDCKSDAKKHDPNPGAKMSPAAKGADSDGGSSEEVSSDEDDATKNDSDAEELDMTSTFVSKAALIAKRKLEQKQKFEKEKKKSPEKEKSKSVPDRKDPSVKEAHKKNSVAPICPTFEDNVKISTDLAIMGNKFASTGDYNMAVKYFTDAIKCNPKEFKLFGNRSFCFEKLQEYEKALTDAELSLGICPGWIKGLFRKGRALAGLKRYEEAARAFRDVLKQDSSYAEAAQELMRVQIIQLMEYGFTREQSSNALIIHGTVNKALEVLSKLHHQPGAVLNDALPPVQVANVTGVSPVLSASAHPSPAAAQPYEGAGKPLQDKPLGPTQNTSNVRTVKMKNDYNQPPPELFPIWVGNLTYPLTESMITNLFSKVGPVYSVKLLSYKRCAFVNFTKQEHCDEAIRRFHGYMMNRMRIAVRYPDRIPPGMGISRSALRAHDLHESLGEQADGRRAAGGQKC from the exons CAAAGAGTTGTGGGTATGTTTGAGAGCCAGCATTTTCAAAGGATTCTTGCGTATGGCCTTCTTG GTTTAGAGTACGACGACGACCTAGACGTGGACGATTATGACGGCTGGCCTCATCAGCGTAACGGTTTCCACGGATACCAGGGTAATGACGGAGGATTAGACGGGAACCGTCCGAGGTCGTCCAGCTCCGTTTATCAGCGTCCTCTGAGTTATCCTTCGGCTCGCGACTCGCGCAGCCTGTCCTCTGTTAAAGTTCAGCCAAGGGAAAGC GATAGTGAACGGAAAGCTAGATTACTGCaagaagctaaaaagagcaaagagaaaGCCGAGAAAAAGCGACTGAAGAAACAG aaacagaagcaaagaaaacaaatggagaaggaaaaacagaatgaaGAG GGAAACGCTGCAGAAGACTGTAAATCCGACGCGAAGAAACACGACCCAAACCCCGGCGCGAAGATGTCGCCCGCAGCTAAAGGCGCAGACAGCGACGGCGGGAGCAGCGAGGAAGTGTCCAGCGACGAAGACGACGCCACCAAGAACGACTCAGACGCAGAG GAGCTGGATATGACGAGCACGTTTGTGAGCAAAGCTGCTCTCATAGCCAAGCGTAAAttagagcagaaacagaagtttgagaaggagaaaaagaagagccCGGAGAAGGAGAAGTCTAAAAGTGTCCCCGACAGAAAAGACCCGTCTGTAAAGGAGGCTCACAAGAAG AATTCTGTCGCCCCCATCTGCCCCACATTTGAAGATAACGTAAAAATAAGCACCGATCTCGCAA TTATGGGAAATAAGTTTGCCAGTACTGGAGACTATAACATGGCTGTAAAGTATTTCACGGACGCAATTAAATGCAACCCTAAGgagtttaa GCTGTTCGGCAACCGTTCCTTCTGCTTCGAGAAGTTGCAGGAATACGAGAAGGCGCTGACGGACGCAGAGCTGTCTCTGGGGATCTGTCCAGGATGGATTAAAGGGCTGTTTAGGAAAGGCAGAGCTCTGGCAGGTCTAAAG aGGTATGAAGAGGCGGCCAGGGCCTTCAGGGACGTCCTGAAGCAGGACAGCTCGTACGCAGAAGCTGCTCAGGAACTTATGCGAGTGCAGATAATACAATTAATG GAGTACGGCTTCACACGTGAGCAGAGCTCCAATGCTTTAATTATCCATGGGACCGTAAATAAAGCGTTAGAGGTGCTGTCCAAATTACACCATCAACCAG gGGCCGTATTAAACGACGCTCTTCCTCCGGTTCAAGTAGCGAACGTCACCGGCGTGTCTCCGGTTCTTTCAGCCAGCGCTCACCCTTCGCCTGCTGCCGCTCAGCCGTACGAAGGCGCCGGGAAGCCGCTTCAGGACAAACCTTTAGGCCCGACCCAGAATACTTCCAACGTTAGGACTGTGAAGATGAAGAACGACTACAACCAGCCACCACC aGAGCTGTTTCCAATTTGGGTGGGAAACTTGACTTATCCCCTAACAGAGTCCATGATTACAAACCTGTTTAGCAA GGTGGGACCCGTCTATAGTGTGAAGCTTTTATCTTACAAACGTTGTGCCTTCgtaaactttacaaaacaaGAGCACTGCGACGAAGCTATCAGACGCTTTCAC GGCTATATGATGAACAGGATGAGGATCGCCGTGAGATACCCCGACAGGATTCCCCCCGGCATGGGCATTTCCAGATCTGCCCTCAGAGCCCACGACCTGCACGAGAGCCTGGG GGAACAAGCTGACGGGAGGAGAGCAGCCGGGGGCCAAAAGTGTTGA